The Starkeya sp. ORNL1 DNA window CCACTCGATCAGCGGCGGCTGGACGTAGGCGGCGATCAGCGGCACCACGACGAAGAAGCCCCACATGCCGTAGATGATGGAGGGCACGGCGGCGAGCAGCTGGATGGCGACGCCGATCGGGCGGCGGAGCGGGCCGGGCGCGATCTCGGTGAGGAAGAAGGCGATGCCGAAGGACAGCGGCAGCGCGACGATGACGGCGATGATGGCGCTGAGCAGCGTGCCGAACACCATGACGCCGGCGCCGAACTTCTCGGTGACCGGATTCCACGACGTGGACCACAGGAAGGAAATGCCGAACTCGCGGAGCGCGGGCAGGCCGCCCTCGAACAGCATCGCGATGATGAGGCCGAGAATGAGCAGAACGGCAATGCCGCTCGCCCAGAGCAGGCCGACGAAGATCGGATCGCTGATCTTTCCGGTCGGCTTGTGGCTCGTGACCAGCGCCGTGTCGGCGGAACTTCCGCCCAAAGTGGCGTCCATTTGAAAATTCCTTCGGCCTCAGCCGGTAACCGCGATCAACACCCCGGCGAGCAGGGCACCCTCAACAACTTCAGGCACTCACAGGCACGCTCGTACGCACGCAACGCGATCAGGCACCTATCAGACAGGAATAAAGGGCGGCCGCGCCGAAGCGCCAGCCGCCCTTCGAGTCTTGATCAGTTTGTCCAGACGGCCTTGCCGTCGGCCTTCACTTCGGCCTTCCACGCCTTGCGGACGTCCTCGACGACGGAGTCCGGCAGCGCGATGTAGTGCAGCTTCTCGGCGATCTCGTCGCCTTCCTTGCCGTACGCCCAGTCGAAGAACTTGATGGCCTCGGCCGACTGCGCGGCGTTGGACGGGTTCTTCGGCAGCAGGATGTAGGTGGCGGAGACGATCGGCCAGGCGGTCTCGCCGGCGGTGTCGATCATGGAAGCGGCGAAGTTCTTCGCGTTCTTCCAGTCAGCGGCCGAGGCGGCGGCCATGAAGGCGGCTTCGGTCGGCTTCACGGCCTTGCCGGCCTTGTTGATCAGGTCGGTGGTGGTCAGCTTGTTGGCGGCGGCGTAGACGTACTCGACGAAGCCGATGGCGCCCTTGGTGTTCTTCACGGTGCCGGCAATGCCTTCATTGCCCTTGGCGCCCGCGCCGGTCGGCCACTGCACGGAGGTGGCGGCGCCGACGTTCGACTTCCAGTCCGCGCTGGCGGCAGCGAGGTAGGAGGTGAACACGAAGGAGGTGCCCGAGGAGTCCGAACGGTAGACCGGGACGATGGCGAGCTCAGGGAGCTTCACGCCCTTGTTCAGCTCGGCGATCTTGGGGTCGTTCCACTTGGTGATCTTGCCCTGGTAGATTTCGGCAAGCACCGGGCCGGAGAGCTTCAGCTGGCCGCTCTCGATGCCCTCGAGGTTCACGATCGCGACGACCGAACCGATCACGGTCGGGAACTGCAGCAGGTTGTTGCTGGCGAGCTTGTCGTCAGCCATCGGGGCGTCCGACGCGCCGAAATCGACGGTGCGGTTGACGATCTGGTTCTGGCCACCGCCGGAACCGATCGACTGATAGTTCATGCCGGTGCCCGACTTCGCCTTATAACCGGCGGCCCAGGCCTGGTAGACGGGCGCGGGGAAAGACGCGCCAGCGCCATTGATGTCGGCAGCGAAAGCGCCGCCCGAGACGAGGCTGCCAACCGCGATCGCGGCAGCGCCGAGAATATTGGCGAATTTCAAGGGTCTTCTCCTTAGCTCGTGTGTCCGGTTGCGTTCCGGGCGTGGCCGGAGGCGACGGAAAAAGCTTCACAACGGACTCTTAACGGCCCGGCGCCAAGGTTCTATGACTTCCGGATGACATCCGGATGACACGTCAGATTGTTGATTTTAGTAGATAATTAGCGTGTGCCGGACGCGATTACTGCCAGGCGGACAGTAAATGTCGCGCCTTCCCCGGGAACGCTTTCAATGCCCATTCGGCCGCGGTGGCGTGCCACTATGTGCTTGACGATGGCGAGGCCGAGGCCGGTGCCGCCCTGCTCACGCGAATGCGCGGTGTCGACCCGGTAGAAACGCTCGGTAAGGCGGGGCAGATGCTCAGGGGCGATGCCCGGGCCGAAGTCACGCACGGACGCTACCGCATCGGAAGCTTCGAAGGCAAGGCGGATTTCGATCCGTCCACCCGACCCGCCATATTTCAAAGCGTTTTCGACGAGATTTTCAAATACCCGGATCAATTCGTCGCGATCGCCCCGCACCATCATCGGCCGGCCCGGCGTCTCGAAGCCGACTTCGACGTCGCGCTCGCGGGCCAGCGGGGCGAGCGTGTCGCGGACATGGCCGACCACGGCGACGAGGTCGATCTCGGCCTCCGGGCGCATATGCGCGTTCAATTCGATACGCGACAGCGAGAGCAGGTCCTCGATCAGGCGCGACATGCGCCGTGCCTGCGCCGCCATGATCTTGAGGAAGCGCTCGCGCGCCTGCGCGTCGTTGCGCGCCGGGCCCTGCAGGGTCTCGATGAAGCCGGAGAGCGAGGCCAGCGGCGTGCGCAACTCGTGGCTGGCATTGGCGATGAAATCGACCCGCATCTGCTCGACACGGCGCTGCTGCGTCATGTCGTGGAAGATGAGCAGGATCACGTCGGGCGGGCCGCCTTCCTGGCCGGCGAAACGCACCGGAACGATGTCGGCCTGGATCGCACGGTCGAGCGGCACCCGCTCCGCGAACTCGACCTGGCGCGGCCCACCGCCCGAACCTGCCGCACGTACCGCCTCCAGCACTTCTGGCACGCGCACCGCGAACGACACCGGATCGCCGATCTTCACGCTGGAAACCGTCTGCGCCGCCAGCTGGTTGGCGGCGAGCACGGTGCCGGCGGTATCCAGCAGCAAGGCGGCCTCGGGCAATGCGCGCACCAGCGAGACCAGCCGCCCCTCGACGGCAACCGGTGCTACCGGGGCCCGTATCTCGCCGCCGAACCGGGCCAGCGCCGCGGCGACCGGCCGGCGCCGGTTCGGCACCGCGGCGGCGGCTACCAGCAGCGCGCCAAGCAGCATGGCCGGCACGACATTGAGCCCGCCGGAGCTGACGACGATGAACAGGCCGAGCAGGCCGGCGGCGAGCACCCAGCGCGCCGCCACCAGTCTCTCGATCATGGTGTCGTCAGCAAGCGGGCTCGAATCGCGCAGGGCCATTGGCGTTTCCCGGGGACATCTTTCCTTAACTGCAATCTACGCCGCGGACCATATCGGCCCCGCCGGCGTTATGAAGCCGGCTTCCGAAGCAGCAGCGCGGCTGCTAGAGCATGTTCCGCAAAAGTTGAATGCCTTTGCGAAAAGGACATGCTCCAGCGTTTTGAACCGAGAGCACTTTCTGTCGTTCGGGTCGAATCATCCGGACGGAAAGGGCCTCACCCTCCCTTATCGGCCACGTTGCGAGGCTTCCATATGACGAAGAAGAAGCCGGAGAAGTTCAAATCGGGGGAAAAATCCGGCAAGGGCGGCAAGATCGGCGGTAAAACCGGCGGCAAGCCCGGCGGTAAAATCGACGGCGCCACCTCCGACACCGCATTGGCAAACGCGCTCGCCAGTTTCTCTTTCGATGCGCCGGCGCTCGATCCGCTGATCGAGGCGCGCGCCTATCGCAGCGGCGGCTACCCTTACGCCGACCGGCCGAAGCGCAAGACCTACGAGAAGGACCTGCTGGGGCTGCAGATCGAGCTCCTGAAGCTGCAGAGCTGGGTGCGCGACAAGGGCGAGCGGGTGGCGCTCGTATTCGAGGGCCGCGATGCCGCGGGCAAGGGCGGCACCATCCACCGGCTGACGCAGCACCTCAATCCACGTTCGGTGCGCGTCGTCGCGCTCTCCAAGCCCACCGAGCTCGAGGCCGGGCAATGGTATTTCCAGCGCTATGTCGCGCACATGCCGAGCCGCGGCGAAATCGTGATCTTCGACCGCTCCTGGTATAATCGTGCCGTAGTCGAGCCGGTCATGGGCTTCTGCACGCCGCAGCAGACCGCGGATTTCCTCGAACAGGTGCCGGTATTCGAGAAGATGCTGGCCGATGACGGCATCCGGCTGTTCAAGCTCTGGCTCGATATCGGCCGCGAGATGCAGCTCAAGCGGCTGTTCGCCCGCAAGCTGGATCCGCTGAAGCGCTGGAAGCTCTCGCCGGTCGATTTCTCGGCGCCGGCGCGCTGGCAGGCGATCTCGAACGCCCGCGACGCGATGATCGCGGCGACGCACGAGCCGGTGCCGTGGACTGCGATCCTCGCCAACGACAAAATGCGCGCCCGGCTCGGCACGATACGCCACATTCTCTCGCATCTGCCGTATGATGGGCGCGACGACACGGTGATTGGCGTGCCGGACCCCGCCATCGTGCTCGACGGTCGGGAGCTCCTCACACGCCCGACGGCCTGAACGGCCGCGCGTGCAAGCAGGACTTGCCGCTGCGGATAAGACTTGCGGGGGCAAGACATGCTGCGTTCCGACCTCTCCCCGGCAATCGCGCTGGGGGTTGCTGCCATGGTGGCGGCGCTCGCTCCGGCCTGCGCCGACCCGCTGCCGCGGCCTTCGGTCGACTATGCGGCGACGGCACGCACGCCTGCCACCGGAACGCGGATGAAGGTCGCGCACGGCAATGGGCGGATGCGGGTCGAGGTCGGCGCCGCCGGCTCATCCGGCGCCATGACCGGGCTGATCGACCCGAAGAAGAAGCGCATGGTGATGCTCACCGCGCTGCCCGGCATGGACAAGGTGGCGCTCGAGATGGAGCTGCCGGAGGATTTCTCCTTCACCGACCTGCCGGCGGACGGCGCGCGCTTCGGCAACGACACCGTGGCCGGCGAGGCCTGCGAATTGTGGCGCACCAGCGAGAAGGTCGGCTCCGACCCGGTGGAGGCGTGCATCACGCCGGACGGCATCGTGATGCGGGCGAAGGCAACGGTGAACGGCAAGGAGCAAGTGGTGTTCGAGGTGATCGAGCTGGCGCGGGGCCCGCAGGATCCGGCGCTGTTCGAAGTACCCAAGGGCGTCAAGATCACCAAGGTGCCGCGGAGCATGCAGGGCATGATCCCGGGACTGGGACGGTAGTTCCGCGATCCCGGTCTCAGAGCGTGTAACCTGCGGTTTCGGCCGTGGCAGGAGAAGCCGTCCATTTCACGTCATGGCCGGGTTCGTCCCCGCCATCTCGGCTCTGACGCCCTGTCCGGAATCGAGATCCCCGGCACGAGGCCGGGGATGACGGGCGATTCTGGATTTATCGGTCGACCTCTCAGCTCGCGGCGCGGTGCGGCTCGATCTCTTGTTCCGCCTCCGGCTCGATCACCGGCATCGCGGCGAGCGGCTCGGGAGAAACTTCGGGTTCCGGCACGGGAACAGCGTGGCGCCGGCTGAGCAGCAGTTCGCGCACGCCGAGGGCGATCAGCGCCAGCGCGAACGGCGTCACATAATAGAGCAGGCGCAGAAGCAGCAGCGCACCGAGCAACGGTTCCTTCTCGAACTGCGGCAGCGCCACCAGCATCGCGGCGTCGAATACGCCGAGCCCGCCCGGCGCATGGCTGGCGAAGCCGAGCAGCGTCGCCGAGATGAAGACGACGCCGAGCGCAATCGGATCGATGAAGGGCATTTGCGGCATCAGGACGTACATCGCTGCCGCGCAGAAGGTGAGATCGACGATGCCGATCAGGATCTGCAGCAGCGTCAGCCGCCAGCCGGGCAGCGTCACCGTCCAATGGCCCTCGCCGACGCCGATGCGGCGCGGCTTGAGGCCGACCCACACGATATAGCCGGCGAGCGCCACCAGCAGCGCCACGCCGATCAGCCGGTTGGCGAGCGCCGGCAACTGGTCGACCGCGCTCGCCGCCGAAGGCTCGATGGTGATGCCGAGGCCGAGGATGGTGATGTTGCCGAGCCAGAAAGTCAGGCCGGTGACGAAGCACAGCTTGGCGACGTCGATCGCGCCGAGGCCATAGGCCGAATAGATGCGGTAGCGCACCGTCCCACCGGTGAAGGCGGAGAAGCCGATATTGTGGCCGATGGCATAGGAGGTGAAGGAGGCGAGCGCGGCGGTGCGGTACGGCACATGCGGCTTGCCGATGGTGCGCAGCGCGAACCAATCATAGAAGGTGAGGGTGAAGTAGGCGCAGGCCACGAACAGCCCGGCGAGCGCGATGCGCCATGGCGCCGTCCCGGTCAGCGCATCGAGCACCTCGCCGGGATGGATGTTGCGCAGCATCTCGTAGAGCACGGTGGCGGCGAAGGCGATGATGGCGAGGCTGGCCAGCACGCCGAGGCCGTGCCAGCCGACACGCTCGCGCAGGAAATGGCCAACCGCCTTCAAAGCATTCATCGATGCGTCCATGATTTCGACGAGCCCTGCAACAAGGCCACATCGCTGGCACCCGTACCAGACCCGTTGACGTTTCGAAACCGGCGAACCCGCCGCAATCGCGTGACGAGGTCCGCAGCGCGCTTCATGGGGCGTGGGCGGGGGTCTTGTCCGCGCACATCAAGGCAGCGGCGTGACTGCCGCAACGCAAAACCGCAGGGGAAGCTCACAAGCGCACCGGATAGCCGATCTCGATGGTGCGAGGGCGTGGCAGGCCGAAGCGGTCGACCGAGCGCTCGGCGTTGCGGGCGAGGAAGGCGAAGAGGTGGGCGAGCACGTCGCGGAGCGACTTGATCTCCTCCGGCGGCACGATGCGCTCATGGCCGATCAGGTAGATCGCCTCGTCCGGATCCACCCCTTGCGCATGCAGAGCGGGGCCGAGCACCGCCGGCACGTCGATCTGCTGCATATAGCCG harbors:
- the pstS gene encoding phosphate ABC transporter substrate-binding protein PstS is translated as MKFANILGAAAIAVGSLVSGGAFAADINGAGASFPAPVYQAWAAGYKAKSGTGMNYQSIGSGGGQNQIVNRTVDFGASDAPMADDKLASNNLLQFPTVIGSVVAIVNLEGIESGQLKLSGPVLAEIYQGKITKWNDPKIAELNKGVKLPELAIVPVYRSDSSGTSFVFTSYLAAASADWKSNVGAATSVQWPTGAGAKGNEGIAGTVKNTKGAIGFVEYVYAAANKLTTTDLINKAGKAVKPTEAAFMAAASAADWKNAKNFAASMIDTAGETAWPIVSATYILLPKNPSNAAQSAEAIKFFDWAYGKEGDEIAEKLHYIALPDSVVEDVRKAWKAEVKADGKAVWTN
- a CDS encoding ATP-binding protein translates to MALRDSSPLADDTMIERLVAARWVLAAGLLGLFIVVSSGGLNVVPAMLLGALLVAAAAVPNRRRPVAAALARFGGEIRAPVAPVAVEGRLVSLVRALPEAALLLDTAGTVLAANQLAAQTVSSVKIGDPVSFAVRVPEVLEAVRAAGSGGGPRQVEFAERVPLDRAIQADIVPVRFAGQEGGPPDVILLIFHDMTQQRRVEQMRVDFIANASHELRTPLASLSGFIETLQGPARNDAQARERFLKIMAAQARRMSRLIEDLLSLSRIELNAHMRPEAEIDLVAVVGHVRDTLAPLARERDVEVGFETPGRPMMVRGDRDELIRVFENLVENALKYGGSGGRIEIRLAFEASDAVASVRDFGPGIAPEHLPRLTERFYRVDTAHSREQGGTGLGLAIVKHIVARHRGRMGIESVPGEGATFTVRLAVIASGTR
- the ppk2 gene encoding polyphosphate kinase 2 encodes the protein MTKKKPEKFKSGEKSGKGGKIGGKTGGKPGGKIDGATSDTALANALASFSFDAPALDPLIEARAYRSGGYPYADRPKRKTYEKDLLGLQIELLKLQSWVRDKGERVALVFEGRDAAGKGGTIHRLTQHLNPRSVRVVALSKPTELEAGQWYFQRYVAHMPSRGEIVIFDRSWYNRAVVEPVMGFCTPQQTADFLEQVPVFEKMLADDGIRLFKLWLDIGREMQLKRLFARKLDPLKRWKLSPVDFSAPARWQAISNARDAMIAATHEPVPWTAILANDKMRARLGTIRHILSHLPYDGRDDTVIGVPDPAIVLDGRELLTRPTA
- a CDS encoding lysylphosphatidylglycerol synthase domain-containing protein yields the protein MNALKAVGHFLRERVGWHGLGVLASLAIIAFAATVLYEMLRNIHPGEVLDALTGTAPWRIALAGLFVACAYFTLTFYDWFALRTIGKPHVPYRTAALASFTSYAIGHNIGFSAFTGGTVRYRIYSAYGLGAIDVAKLCFVTGLTFWLGNITILGLGITIEPSAASAVDQLPALANRLIGVALLVALAGYIVWVGLKPRRIGVGEGHWTVTLPGWRLTLLQILIGIVDLTFCAAAMYVLMPQMPFIDPIALGVVFISATLLGFASHAPGGLGVFDAAMLVALPQFEKEPLLGALLLLRLLYYVTPFALALIALGVRELLLSRRHAVPVPEPEVSPEPLAAMPVIEPEAEQEIEPHRAAS